Genomic segment of Coffea arabica cultivar ET-39 chromosome 1e, Coffea Arabica ET-39 HiFi, whole genome shotgun sequence:
CTAGGCCTAAACTTAGAGTTGAACCATCTCATAAggagtcattttgggagacatcaacgtcttctacaccaaaaacaaatggagtcaaataGATGCTATCAAAGTGAGTTTTCTAAGGAGAAGGTAGCTGAACCTATTCCTAACAAAGGAGTATCTCATCCTATTTaaccatttgttgaggaggTTGCTAATGAGAAAACAATCAAAGGCATTAAGCTAGAAAAAGAGAAGggaaaatctgatgagatgagtggtaaaaaggaagaaaaaaaagaaagtgaaccaattttgagcaaaaatgtgagggcttattgttttcctaacgaacttacctttgctttgtttagtgtttcttcttttgtgcagattaagcaaagtcaagtgaagttagtcatgccatgCTCCATTCTGAAGTCACTCGTACAATTCACTAGttttcatggagtttgtcttcttggagttAAATCTATTTGGGAACACctcatggaacaatttcaattcaaatctgcCCATACCAAAGGGGAATTAATTCAAACCCCccatgaagggagaattccaaattttgactctcatttgctacttatggttcattcatcatcttcaccttcttttgagtataatttccatcctaacacttgtatttctcatgcagattttgaaggaaagtgtaaaaagctagcaatgccttctcaagttgaatcaattgatggaaggaataatgaagtttcaaagggagtttctacacttgaaacttgttGTAAACTTCCTTCTTATTTCGTTGGTGATAATTCTTTCCTCATCGTTCCAAATTCTGATTCCTTACATCCTGATTTTATTGCGGTGGCGGCTCGCATTCTGTCTTGAAAGAATTGACTTTTATCTATCGGAGGCAGATTGATTTTGATTAAAAGTGTGTTATCTTCAATGCCGATACACCTGCTTGCGGCTTCCTCTCCTCCACAGGGGGTTCTTGTGGACGTGGAGAAGCTGTTTGCAGATTTCCTTTGGGGGTCGTCAGACTTTGGCACTCATTTCCACTGGATTCGGTGGGAGAAGCTGTGTAGGCCACGAGAGGAGGGGGTATTGGGCTGTGAGGTTTGAAGGAAGTCTATGCCTCATTCTCGGTCAAGCTCTGgtgaaaatttcggcagcagcAGTCGCTCTGGGCGGATTTCATGTCAAGGAAATACTGTGCGGGATTGCACCCGTATCTGACAGAGGAAACCCAGTGGGGTTCACACACGTGGAGGAGGATGATAGCAGTACAGCAGGTAGGGAAGGACAACATTGGCTGGATCGTTCGGCAGGGGCTAATGGATTTTTGGCATGATAACTGGCTGGGGTCTGGGGCGCTATGTAGTAAGGTGGAGATCTTCTATGACCATATAGTGGCTGATTTTGTAGATGGGGGGCCTGGAATGTCGCCATGCTTAATCAACATTTGGATGCAGGGCTGGTTAGGCACGTACTGGAAGTGGCTCCTCCATCCTTTTGGGGTCCTGATTGAATGGTCTGGTGCCTCACATCTGCTGGTAGCTTCTCCACGGCATCAGCATATTCCTTAGTTCGCCAGGTTGGCAACAGATCTTGGTTCTCTGCCTTGGTCTGGCAACTGGGTATTCCCTTAAAAATATCATTCTTTATGCTGAGGTTGCTGCAGGTCAAGATCCCTATCATGGACAGGTTGAGGAGATTCGGCCTTCGTGGCCCTTCTCGATGTTGGTGTTGTCGGGAGCCTCGGGAGGAGGATCTGGAGCATGTTTTTTGCTCAGGCAAAGGGGCAAGATTAGTTTGGCGGCATTTTGAGATCCAGGATGGTGAACTAGAGGGTGTGCATACGGTGTGTCATCTGGTTTGGTCTTGGTGGTTGAAATGAGGGAGCAACATTTTCCTGAAGTTTCTGCATGGGACGCTCCCGGCA
This window contains:
- the LOC140016357 gene encoding uncharacterized protein; translation: MPIHLLAASSPPQGVLVDVEKLFADFLWGSSDFGTHFHWIRWEKLCRPREEGVLGCEQQSLWADFMSRKYCAGLHPYLTEETQWGSHTWRRMIAVQQVGKDNIGWIVRQGLMDFWHDNWLGSGALCSKVEIFYDHIVADFVDGGPGMSPCLINIWMQGWLGTYWKWLLHPFGVLIEWSGASHLLVKIPIMDRLRRFGLRGPSRCWCCREPREEDLEHVFCSGKGARLVWRHFEIQDGELEGVHTEMAEPVHGEQENCDCPIHLTGCDVARLRMRQRFYRDRFLEELERATDGARKAYALSDRVANQR